In Arachis hypogaea cultivar Tifrunner chromosome 17, arahy.Tifrunner.gnm2.J5K5, whole genome shotgun sequence, a single window of DNA contains:
- the LOC140180544 gene encoding uncharacterized protein — MAPRQLRYLIVTIDYYTKWIEAEPLASIIAAQCQKFFWRHFITRFGVLEIVISDNGTQFVDRRFKEFLKGLCISHLFSSVEHPQINGQVESANKIIGKGETPFRLTYGLEAVIPIEVGDPNPRRTVGGNNEEAERDFTDEVKSVAYLRELALKQRISLRYNRSLIQWDFGSPTPGEGKLTPKWEGPYRIKAVIGKGAYKLERLNGDEVPRTWNAANLRRYYA; from the exons ATGGCTCCCAGGCAACTTCGGTACCTCATCGTCACCATCGATTACTACACCAAGTGGATTGAAGCCGAACCCTTGGCCTCCATCATAGCGGCCCAATGCCAAAAATTCTTCTGGAGACACTTCATAACCCGATTCGGGGTCCTCGAGATTGTAATCTCAGATAACGGGACCCAGTTCGTGGATAGACGATTCAAAGAATTCCTAAAAGGACTCTGTATATCTCACCTGTTCAGCTCAGTAGAGCACCCGCAAATAAACGGACAGGTTGAATCGGCCAACAAAATAATAGGGAAGG GAGAAACCCCGTTCCGACTAACTTACGGCCTGGAAGCCGTCATTCCGATAGAAGTCGGCGACCCTAACCCGAGAAGAACCGTTGGAGGTAACAACGAAGAAGCAGAACGAGACTTCACGGACGAGGTCAAAAGCGTAGCCTACCTACGGGAACTAGCCCTAAAACAAAGAATTAGCCTAAGGTACAACCGCAGCCTAATCCAATGGGACTTTGGTTCCCCTACTCCTGGGGAAGGGAAGCTCACTCccaaatgggaaggtccatatcgAATAAAAGCGGTCATCGGGAAGGGAGCCTACAAACTCGAACGACTCAACGGGGACGAAGTACCGAGAACCTGGAATGCCGCTAACTTGCGGCGATACTACGCCTAG
- the LOC112766535 gene encoding gibberellin 2-beta-dioxygenase 6, whose translation MESLPPSLRHLNHHLAPPTITHNGNSNPTKDEDKEQEEYDEVPIIDFQRLSHEKSKLDEACKEWGFFRLVNHGIPLTLLDQLQDQAKQLFSLSFETKQASCNGNGTETAASYFWGTPALTTSGTALTSGPQNTHLVEGFSFGLGQISLFQPQLSELESFRMLLAEYGKHLSRIARTLFELLVKSLNLNLLEPSSHLDENTGNVRVYRYPSCSDSNNVGWGINEHTDSSVLSILSQDDQVSGLEVLKDHKWVTVKPIPNTLIINIGDMMQALSDDIYKSVFHRVKINNTKERISICYFVFPNEDVKIESSKYKPFTYNEFRAQVQKDIKETGHKVGLSRFQRNQDI comes from the exons ATGGAGTCCTTGCCACCCTCTCTCCGCCACCTAAACCACCACCTAGCCCCTCCTACCATAACCCATAATGGGAATAGTAACCCAACCAAGGATGAGGATAAGGAGCAAGAGGAATATGATGAAGTTCCAATCATAGATTTTCAAAGGTTGAGCCATGAGAAGAGCAAGCTTGATGAGGCTTGCAAGGAATGGGGATTCTTCCGTTTGGTCAACCATGGGATTCCGTTGACCCTATTGGACCAACTTCAAGACCAAGCCAAGCAGCTTTTTTCTTTGTCGTTTGAGACCAAACAGGCCTCATGCAATGGGAACGGAACTGAAACAGCTGCAAGCTACTTTTGGGGCACCCCTGCCCTAACTACTTCTGGGACAGCCCTTACAAGTGGGCCTCAAAATACCCATTTGGTTGAAGGCTTTTCTTTTGGTTTGGGTCAAATCTCTCTGTTTCAACCTCAACTTTCTGAGCTTGAGTCTTTCAG GATGTTGTTGGCGGAATATGGAAAGCATCTATCAAGAATCGCCAGAACTTTATTCGAGTTATTGGTGAAGAGCCTCAACCTGAACCTTCTAGAACCATCATCACACTTGGATGAAAACACAGGAAATGTTCGAGTTTACCGTTACCCAAGTTGCTCTGATTCTAATAATGTTGGTTGGGGCATTAATGAGCACACCGATAGTTCCGTCTTGTCAATACTAAGCCAGGATGATCAAGTTAGTGGGCTTGAGGTTCTCAAGGATCATAAATGGGTAACTGTTAAGCCCATTCCTAACACATTAATCATCAACATTGGAGACATGATGCAG GCATTGAGCGATGACATATACAAAAGCGTTTTTCACCGGGTGAAGATAAACAATACAAAAGAAAGGATCTCAATATGTTACTTTGTCTTCCCTAACGAAGATGTTAAGATTGAGAGCTCTAAGTACAAACCCTTTACTTATAATGAGTTTAGGGCACAAGTGCAGAAAGACATCAAGGAAACTGGCCATAAAGTTGGCCTTTCAAGGTTTCAGCGCAATCAGGATATTTGA
- the LOC140180545 gene encoding uncharacterized protein: protein MYGYWEESYNKVPRLLQALQSCCPRTICEFRAVLYYDSHLMERDCSMFDKVFWAFPTCVETFKHCKPFVSVDGMHLYGKYGVVLLIAVAQDGNSNILPVAFAIVESETTEHWSFFLTNLRLHVTPQDGLLIISDRFHATKAALRADDSGWQSPKVFHAYCVMHMAANFMSHFKSAERKRYLINAAYSPNQAGYEWYMNALRGLLREIADWAGRFNKKIWLKYYSDG from the coding sequence ATGTATGGTTattgggaggagtcatacaatAAGGTGCCGAGGTTGCTGCAAGCACTGCAGAGTTGTTGTCCCAGAACGATATGTGAGTTCAGGGCTGTACTATACTATGATAGTCACCTTATGGAGCGTGATTGTAGCATGTTTGATAAAGTATTTTGGGCCTTCCCTACTTGTGTGGAGACTTTCAAGCATTGTAAACCGTTCGTCTCTGTCGATGGCATGCATTTGTATGGAAAATATGGTGTTGTTTTGCTCATTGCAGTGGCACAGGACGGTAACAGCAATATCCTTCCTGTAGCATTTGCAATTGTTGAGTCTGAGACCACCGAGCATTGGTCTTTCTTCCTTACCAATCTGAGATTACATGTGACTCCACAAGATGGTCTGTTAATTATTTCTGATAGATTCCATGCTACCAAGGCGGCACTGAGAGCCGATGACAGTGGTTGGCAGTCCCCTAAAGTATTTCATGCTTATTGTGTCATGCACATGGCGGCAAACTTCATGTCTCATTTCAAGTCTGCCGAGAGAAAGCGATATCTCATAAATGCTGCTTATAGTCCAAACCAGGCTGGGTACGAGTGGTACATGAATGCCTTGAGAGGTTTGTTGCGAGAGATAGCAGATTGGGCTGGTAGGTTCAACAAAAAGATTTGGCTAAAATACTACAGTGACGGTTGA